A genomic window from Nomascus leucogenys isolate Asia chromosome 10, Asia_NLE_v1, whole genome shotgun sequence includes:
- the LOC100584208 gene encoding zinc finger protein 799: protein MKGFTLERNHMIVKNVGSPSVLWETFEDTWQCSVEMDLINSSVALEDVAVNFTREEWALLGPCQKNLYKDVMQETIRNLDCVGMKWKDQNIEDQYRYPRKNLRCHMLERFVESKDGSQCGETSSQIQDSIVTKNTLPGVGPCESSMSGEIIMGHSSLNCYIRVGAGHKPHEYHECGEKPDTHKQCGKAFSYHNSFQTHERLHTGKQPYDCKECGKSFSSLGNLQRHMAVQRGDGPYKCKLCGKAFFWPSLLHMHERMHTGEKPYECKQCSKAFRFYSSYLRHERTHTGEKPYECKQCSKAFPDYSSCLRHERTHTGEKPYTCKQCGKAFSASTSLRRHETTHTEEKPYACQQCGKAFHHLGSFQRHMVTHTRDGPHKCKICGKGFDCPSSLQSHERTHTGEKLYECKQCGKALSHSSSFRRHMTMHTGDGPHKCKICGKAFVYPSVFQRHERTHTAEKPYKCKQCGKAYRISSSLRRHETTHTGEKPYKCKCGKAFIDFYSFQNHKTTHAGEKPYECKECGKAFSCFQYLSQHRRTHTGEKPYECKTCRKAFSHFGNLKVHERIHSGEKPYECKECGKAFSWLTCFLRHERIHMRGKSYECQQCGKAFTHSRFLQGHEKTHTGENPYECKECGKAFASLNSLHRHKKTH, encoded by the exons TCCTCAGTGGCTTTAGAGGACGTGGCTGTGAACTTCACCCGAGAAGAGTGGGCTTTGCTGGGTCCTTGTCAGAAGAATCTCTACAAAGATGTGATGCAGGAAACCATCAGGAACCTGGACTGTGTAG gaatgaaatggaaagaccAGAACATTGAAGATCAATACAGATATCCCAGGAAAAATCTAAG ATGTCATATGTTAGAGAGATTTGTTGAAAGTAAAGATGGAAGTCAATGTGGAGAAACATCTAGCCAGATTCAAGATAGTATTGTGACCAAGAACACTCTTCCTGGAGTAGGCCCATGTGAAAGCAGTATGAGTGGAGAAATCATCATGGGTCATTCATCCCTTAATTGTTACATCAGAGTTGGTGCTGGGCACAAACCACATGAGTATCATGAATGTGGAGAGAAGCCAGATACGCATAAacagtgtgggaaagccttcagttaCCACAACTCATTTCAAACACATGAAAGGCTTCACACTGGAAAGCAACCATATGATTGTAAAGAATGTGGGAAGTCCTTCAGTTCTTTGGGAAACCTTCAAAGACACATGGCGGTACAGCGTGGAGATGGACCTTATAAATGTAAGTTGTGTGGGAAAGCGTTTTTTTGGCCCAGTTTATTACATATGCATGAAAGAAtgcacactggagagaaaccatatgaATGTAAGCAGTGTTCTAAAGCCTTTCGTTTTTACAGTTCCTATCTAAGACATGAAAGAACACATACTGGGGAGAAACCGTATGAATGTAAGCAGTGTTCTAAAGCCTTCCCTGATTACAGTTCTTGTCTAAGACATGaaagaactcacactggagagaaaccctatacaTGTAaacaatgtgggaaagccttcagtgCTTCCACTTCCCTTCGAAGACACGAAACAACTCACACTGAAGAGAAACCCTATGCATGTCAGCAATGTGGGAAAGCATTTCATCATCTGGGAAGCTTTCAAAGACACATGGTAACGCACACGAGAGATGGACCTCATAAATGTAAGATATGTGGAAAAGGCTTTGATTGTCCTAGTTCACTGCAAAGTCATGaaagaactcacactggagagaaactctATGAATGCAAGCAGTGTGGGAAAGCGTTATCTCATAGCTCAAGCTTTCGAAGACACATGACAATGCACACTGGAGATGGACCTCACAAATGCAAGATATGTGGGAAAGCCTTTGTTTATCCCAGTGTATTTCAAAGACATGAAAGGACTCACACTGcagagaaaccctataaatgtaaaCAATGTGGCAAAGCCTACCGTATTTCCAGTTCCCTTCGAAGGCATGAAAcaactcatactggagagaaaccctataaatgcaaatgtggtaaagcctttattgatttctattcctttcaaAATCACAAAACAACTCATGCTGGAGAGAAGCCATATgagtgtaaggaatgtgggaaagcattCAGTTGTTTCCAATACCTTTCTCAACATAGAAGGactcacacaggagagaaaccttatgagTGTAAAACATGTAGGAAAGCCTTCAGTCATTTTGGTAACTTAAAAGTACATGAAAGAATTCACtctggagagaagccctatgaatgtaaggaatgtgggaaagcgTTCTCTTGGCTCACTTGCTTTCTACGACATGAAAGAATTCACATGAGAGGGAAATCCTATGAATGTCAACAATGTGGTAAAGCCTTCACCCATTCCCGTTTCCTTCAAGGACATGAAAaaactcatactggagagaacccgtatgaatgtaaggaatgtgggaaagcattTGCTTCTCTCAATTCCTTGCATAGACATAAAAAGACTCACTAG